One window of the Pseudomonadota bacterium genome contains the following:
- a CDS encoding membrane integrity-associated transporter subunit PqiC: MRRTPRIAALALGLSVLAGCGGAPPKDSFYRLPVFEAGDSMAPVDSGPIIYIPPFAADGLHGERALVYAHDDGTTLEQYTYHYWADSPRLMLQQALAARVRGTRRVVTTPSAEARYTLRGRIDRLDVKGTAKGATAEVSLEFELSPVDTDVPEFTRSVKRSVALGDDRTSARAAALAAAAEDALASFVSDLNTNWGHPTGARATVR, encoded by the coding sequence GTGAGGCGTACACCGCGCATCGCCGCGCTGGCGCTCGGCCTGTCGGTCCTGGCGGGCTGCGGTGGCGCACCGCCCAAGGACAGCTTCTACCGTCTGCCGGTGTTCGAGGCGGGCGACTCGATGGCGCCGGTCGACTCCGGGCCCATCATCTACATTCCGCCCTTCGCTGCCGACGGCCTGCACGGCGAGCGTGCGCTGGTGTATGCGCATGATGATGGCACGACGCTCGAACAGTACACTTACCACTATTGGGCCGACAGTCCGCGACTGATGCTGCAACAGGCCCTGGCGGCGCGCGTGCGGGGGACACGGCGCGTCGTCACTACGCCGAGCGCGGAGGCGCGCTACACCCTGCGTGGCCGCATCGACCGCCTGGACGTCAAGGGTACGGCCAAGGGCGCAACGGCCGAGGTCAGCCTCGAGTTCGAGCTGTCTCCCGTCGATACAGATGTGCCGGAGTTCACGCGCAGCGTGAAACGCAGCGTGGCGCTCGGCGATGATCGCACGAGCGCGCGCGCCGCGGCGCTGGCGGCCGCGGCCGAGGACGCGCTGGCAAGCTTTGTCAGCGATCTGAACACGAATTGGGGGCACCCGACCGGCGCGCGAGCCACGGTCCGGTGA
- a CDS encoding MCE family protein encodes MKRDNINYLMVGSFVLAMGVALVVLLFAVTGRSGPTDTYYVIYDNVAGLNFGTGVFFEGYRIGQVEAISPEPQAAGMRYRLDLSVRSGWKIPSDSVATVAATGLISAVTIDIHQGQAATALRPGDVIDGRAQTDLFSVLNQAASDFRVLSQEGLMPVLKNLDTRISTVTDEILKFRHDDLTPLVTMLHERLDKEVLGGTISIIKQLDESARGLTSMFGAANQAHVKDILTHVDGVAVNLNELVTRVETSRAQADKLLVALDQLVADNRGGVDASVSSAQVSMRELQRALKTVNEHLAQILVNLEGGSRNMNEFARTIRGNPGRLLRNAETSEPGQQ; translated from the coding sequence ATGAAGCGGGACAACATCAATTACCTGATGGTCGGCAGCTTCGTGCTCGCGATGGGCGTGGCGCTGGTCGTGCTGCTGTTCGCGGTCACCGGACGCAGCGGCCCGACCGACACCTACTACGTGATCTACGACAACGTGGCCGGGCTCAATTTCGGCACCGGCGTGTTTTTCGAGGGCTATCGTATCGGCCAGGTCGAAGCCATCAGCCCCGAGCCGCAGGCCGCCGGCATGCGCTACCGGCTCGATCTCAGCGTGCGGTCGGGCTGGAAGATCCCGAGCGACAGCGTTGCCACCGTCGCCGCCACCGGCCTCATCTCCGCGGTCACCATAGATATCCACCAAGGCCAGGCCGCCACCGCGCTGCGGCCCGGTGATGTCATCGATGGCCGTGCGCAGACCGACCTGTTCTCGGTGCTGAACCAGGCGGCGAGCGATTTTCGCGTGCTGTCCCAGGAAGGCCTGATGCCGGTGCTGAAAAATCTCGACACGCGCATCAGCACGGTGACCGACGAGATCCTGAAGTTTCGCCATGACGATCTGACGCCGCTGGTGACCATGCTGCACGAACGCCTCGACAAGGAGGTACTGGGCGGCACCATCTCCATCATCAAGCAACTGGATGAAAGCGCGCGCGGCCTCACGTCGATGTTCGGCGCGGCCAACCAGGCCCATGTCAAGGACATCCTGACCCACGTCGACGGCGTGGCGGTCAATCTCAACGAACTGGTCACGCGCGTCGAGACCAGCCGTGCCCAGGCGGACAAGCTGCTGGTGGCATTGGACCAGCTGGTGGCCGACAACCGCGGCGGCGTCGACGCCAGCGTGAGCTCGGCCCAGGTATCGATGCGCGAGCTGCAGCGGGCCCTGAAGACCGTCAACGAGCACCTGGCGCAGATCCTGGTCAATCTCGAAGGCGGCAGCCGCAACATGAACGAATTCGCGCGCACCATCCGTGGCAATCCCGGGCGCCTGTTGCGCAACGCCGAAACCAGCGAGCCGGGGCAGCAGTGA
- a CDS encoding ATP-binding cassette domain-containing protein, whose protein sequence is MSAAIEVRELVTHYGARLILDQVDLTVDSGEIMVIMGGSGSGKSTLLRHLLGLNQPTSGSIKLLGQDITTATAAEMHALRRNMGVSFQGGALFGSMSVLENVMLPLREHTALDEQTMAIMARMKLEVVSLGGLGHLLPSQLSGGMIKRAALARAIVMDPRLLFFDEPSAGLDPVVSAELDELILKLRDSMRMSIVVVTHELESAFKIADRITVLDRGKILLTGTVAEVRNSSNERVQDLLNRRPRQEVIDADAYLRRLTGD, encoded by the coding sequence ATGAGCGCCGCCATCGAGGTTCGCGAGCTGGTCACCCATTACGGGGCGCGGCTCATACTCGATCAGGTCGATCTGACGGTCGATAGCGGCGAGATCATGGTCATCATGGGCGGCAGCGGCTCGGGCAAGAGCACCTTGCTGCGACACCTGCTGGGGCTGAACCAGCCGACCAGCGGCTCGATCAAGCTGCTGGGGCAGGACATCACCACCGCCACCGCCGCCGAGATGCATGCCCTGCGCAGGAACATGGGTGTGTCGTTCCAGGGCGGCGCGCTGTTCGGTTCCATGAGCGTGCTCGAAAACGTCATGCTGCCGTTGCGCGAACACACCGCGCTCGACGAGCAGACCATGGCCATCATGGCGCGCATGAAGCTCGAAGTGGTGAGCCTCGGCGGGCTCGGGCATCTGCTGCCGTCGCAGTTGTCGGGCGGCATGATCAAGCGTGCGGCGCTGGCGCGTGCCATCGTCATGGATCCCAGGCTGCTGTTCTTCGACGAGCCCTCGGCCGGGCTCGACCCGGTGGTGTCGGCCGAACTCGACGAGCTCATCTTGAAGCTGCGCGACAGCATGCGCATGTCGATAGTGGTGGTGACCCACGAGCTCGAGAGCGCCTTCAAGATCGCCGATCGCATCACGGTGCTCGATCGTGGCAAAATCCTGCTGACAGGCACGGTGGCGGAAGTCCGGAATTCCTCCAACGAACGGGTCCAGGATCTTCTCAACCGTCGGCCACGCCAGGAAGTAATCGATGCCGATGCCTATCTGCGCCGTTTGACGGGGGACTGA
- a CDS encoding ABC transporter permease — MAEGARRPLVAALETVGRASLDLIEEFGYYLALCVECIYWLAWGTLRRQPVRISATVQQMVEVGLAGLPIIFMLSFAIGVMLAIQGIHTLKQFGAQTQVVLGIALSVTREFGPLMTGIVVAGRSGSSLAARIGTMNINQEIDALRVMGINPVRYLVAPVMVAMLIMMPLMALFADFAALFGGALFCNLELGLSYRAFWDQSVDFLAVDDIMQGLAKSGVFALVVALVGVSNGFSVVGGAEGLGRATTRAVVLSISYIVLADMLFTYFLNRG; from the coding sequence ATGGCTGAGGGCGCGCGGCGCCCGCTCGTCGCCGCGCTCGAGACCGTCGGCCGCGCCTCGCTCGATTTGATCGAGGAGTTCGGTTACTACCTCGCGCTGTGCGTCGAGTGTATCTACTGGCTGGCGTGGGGCACTTTGCGCCGCCAGCCGGTGCGTATCTCCGCCACCGTTCAGCAGATGGTCGAAGTGGGCCTGGCCGGCCTGCCAATCATTTTCATGCTGTCGTTCGCCATCGGCGTGATGCTGGCCATACAGGGCATCCATACCTTGAAGCAGTTCGGCGCCCAGACCCAGGTGGTGCTCGGCATTGCGCTGTCGGTGACGCGCGAGTTCGGTCCGCTCATGACCGGCATCGTGGTGGCCGGTCGTTCCGGTTCGTCGCTGGCGGCGCGCATCGGCACCATGAACATCAACCAGGAGATCGATGCGCTGCGCGTGATGGGCATCAACCCGGTGCGCTACCTGGTGGCGCCGGTGATGGTCGCGATGCTGATCATGATGCCGCTGATGGCCTTGTTCGCCGATTTCGCCGCACTGTTCGGCGGTGCGCTGTTCTGCAATCTCGAACTCGGCTTGAGCTACCGCGCGTTCTGGGACCAGTCCGTCGACTTCCTCGCGGTCGACGACATCATGCAGGGGCTGGCCAAAAGCGGCGTATTCGCGCTGGTGGTGGCGTTGGTCGGGGTCAGCAACGGCTTTTCCGTGGTGGGCGGCGCCGAGGGGCTGGGTCGCGCCACCACTCGCGCGGTGGTGCTGTCGATCTCCTACATCGTGCTCGCCGACATGCTCTTCACCTATTTCTTGAATCGCGGATGA
- a CDS encoding STAS domain-containing protein yields MSYRVQQESGYAIVCLTGDVDLSCSPEARKTILASLSRGQHTLVDLSAVSYIDSSGVASLVEGFQTARRKSLRFGLVGVSEAAMSVLELARLDKVFPIHATLAARLEADG; encoded by the coding sequence ATGTCGTATCGAGTGCAACAGGAAAGCGGCTACGCCATCGTGTGCCTGACGGGCGACGTCGACCTGTCCTGTTCGCCCGAAGCGCGCAAGACCATACTCGCGAGCCTGAGCCGCGGCCAGCACACGCTGGTGGACTTGAGCGCGGTGTCCTATATCGACAGTTCGGGCGTCGCGAGCCTGGTCGAAGGCTTCCAGACCGCGCGCAGAAAATCATTGCGCTTCGGTCTCGTCGGCGTCAGCGAGGCGGCCATGAGCGTGCTCGAGCTGGCGCGCCTCGACAAGGTCTTTCCCATCCACGCAACGCTTGCCGCGCGCCTCGAGGCGGATGGCTGA